The stretch of DNA TCATTTTAACTTGACTCGTTTCATATTTAATTTGTGATTTCAGTGACCCATCGACCGAATCTTCCGCGGTAAAGCCACCCTTACCCAAGGCTGCCATCAAATCAGTCCCCTGGGTGACGGTAATGTCTTTAACATTGAGCGTCATCGGCTTAAACGAGGCGACCATCACATTCATCGTCGCTTTCGTCACTGTCCCATTAGCATCCGTATAGGTTAATTTAACCGGGTAAATCCCCACTTTTGCCGTATTCACGCCACTCATATCAACGCTAACTTGATCAGTCACATTGCCAGCTGTTTTATGAGTCGCTTTAAAATGTTGCCGAATTTGCTCAGCCGTCACGGTGGTGCCACGTTCGACGGTAAAATCATTGGCTTTAATCGTCGTCAGCGGCTGGGCTTTCACATGAATCACAACTAATTGTGACGTCAACTGACCCCCAACTTTACCCGTAAAAATCACTGGATAGTCACCAGTCTGATCGAATTTCACGGCACTTGTATCCACTGCGACTGCCGTCAAATCGTGCCCGTCATTGACCGGTTTAACACCGGCTAATTGTCGGAGTTGCTCACTATTTAGGACGCCATCTGCCATGACCGCAAAATCATGTGCTTCAAAAATCGTCGATAAGTTCGTCTCATCCGTGACCGTCACCACTCGTGTCACCTGACCAGACAAGCCATCTTTCGTATGAACGTCATAAGTCACGTGATATAATCCGGGCTTGGACGTCTCCACGTGACCACGCTTAACATCCACAATCAACTCATCCACTGAGTGACCACTTGCATCTTTAGCAGTAATTCCTTCCCGAGCGTTAAAGGTCTCGCCGGTCTTAATCACCATACTTGGCGCAGTGACGGCGAGTTGCGTTGACCCCACCGTGACCGTGAAGGCTTGACTCACTTGTTGGCCAAATGAATTCTTAACGGTGGCCGTTAAATGATAGGTTCCAGCTTTATGAGAATCAACTTTGTCCCCACTCAGTGAAATTTCACCCGTCAAATCACCATCGACATCATCACGAGCCGTTAAATTCAAGGCCGTTTTGACATCGAACTGGCTCCCCACATTGACCGTCACATCTCGCCCACTAAGGACTGGTTTGCTAGGTTTAACAATCAATTTGACCTGCTTTTTAGCCGGCACATTCATCGAATTAATTGTTTTAAGGGTGACTTCATAAGTGCCTGGTTTGTCGAATTTCACCTTACTCGTGTCGTACTCGATTGGATCCTTATTCTTGTCTTGCCAGTCATCGAGTTTATCGACAACCTTGGCCTCATAACCTTTAAGGGCCACACTTGGATCAACGTTTCCAGGTGCTTGGGCCGTAATGCTCAATTCAATGTCGGCCTTTTTAACTTGTTTAACTTCAATCTTAGGGACAAAGAAATCATTAGCCGTTCGGACTTGATTCCCACCCTCACTGTAATTAGATGGCAATTGATTCGTGAGCAAGTTACCATTCGGCCCAGTAACCACTTTAGCCGAATTAATATAGTTATTATTCTTATTTTCGATACCGTGGATAAGATTATCGTAACTATCCGTTGCACCAGCTCGTTGACCAATCGCCAAAAAAGTATGATTATCCTTACTTTTCATTCCCACCAATGTGTTGCTGTTGAAAATTGATTTGGTCATGTCACGTTGGGTAAAGGCCGCACTGGTATTGTTACCTTTTGATAAGCTAACATCTTCAGGAAGCCTGCCAGCATTATAATTCATCGTCATATCGGCATATCCTTTATCATCTGGGTTAGCCGCTGATTGTCGAAAAATATTATTAGAAATATTGATGCCATTCGCATTGGGAAAGTGAATAATACCAGTATATTTTTCTAACAATGAATCGGCACTATTGACGGCATTAGGCTGCAATTTAGCCCCCAAATTCCCCATCGAATCTTTTGCTGGCGTAATCGCATTTTCCACATAGTTACCCGTAAATTCAACCGGTCCAACCATGGCATCCGAATATTGAATATGTTGTCCAACTGGATTAGGGGCGCGCCGTTCTAGGCCCTCATTATGCCAGATATCCCCTTGTTTTTGATAAATCGGTAAAAAGCGTGAATTTGTAATTTTGACATTTTTAGTCGGTAAGCCATCCATATACAACGACTCATTAATATGCCATTTAGGGTCGGCAATGAGCTGACCATCCTTCATTACGGTCAACTTTTCATCAGAGTTCGTCGAGGAGGAGGATAAAATCGTATAATCGACTTGAATGGCTTCTTTACGCGTATTCGCAGAAGTGGCCGCATACCCTCTAAACGTTGAATTCTTAACTTCAACCCCGTCGACGCCACCCAAGTCAAGCGAATGTCCCGGCGCGGTTTCCGTCCGGTCAAAGTCACAATGGTCAAACTTGATATCTTTTGAATGGGTGATAGCTTGTAACATTTGCATCCCGCCATTGGTCGAATTCTTGTCTACCCCACCGTTAAACGTGATATTGTCCCAGTACACGTGATTCACATTTTTATCGCCGCCATAACCCTTTGCTTGGGTTGGATACCACCAAGTGGCTCGTTTGTACTTATAGACATTACCGTTAGCTTCGGTCGTTGGCAGCGAGACCATATGACTCTCGTTAGTCCACTTACTGTCTTCCGAGGCCACACCACTCAGGATTAAATTACTATGTAGCTTGATGACGCCACTAATCCCAAAATACCCCTTTGGAAACTTGAGACGCGTCAATGTTCCCGGATCTTGCGCATCAATAATCTTCTGGATTGCCTGCGTATCATCTGGTGTAACTTCCTGAGATTGCCCAATTTTGAATCCGAACATTCCTTCAGTCACGACGACCGTTTTCTCACCATCCGCTTTAACTGGTAAGGCTGACAAGGCCGATAAACCGGTTAAATTAGTTGCCACGAGACTGGTCACTAGCACGATGCGGCTCAACTGCGTCACTTGTTTTGATTTGATAAGCTATTCCCCTATTCAAATGGATTGCCAGCCCCCACGGCAGCGCACTTCCAAACGTATCCCCGACGTTTTCATAGGTAACGCATTTCTAATCAAAGCTATTCCAGTATTATACGTGAAACAAGACTATGACATTTAGCTTCTGTTATTATAACAAAAGCCAGTGCTGGATAGCCCTTCCTTACTTTTACTGTACAAACTTGATACAGTAATTTTACATTTGGCTGTGTTGATGACCATTTAAATGTGCCAATCGAATCTGGATCATAGCGATGCCACAAAACAGGACCGTCAGTCCTAAATAGATCACAGCTGCCAGCATCAAGTCATGCGAATTAGGTGCTGAAAGCGACCCACCGGACTTCACTAGAAATAATGGCAGATCATCACAAATATGCAACAATATCGTTAACGATAAATTGTGAGTCGTCAAATAGACCGTTCCCCAAAGGATACCGGTCGCAACCACCAAGATTATTTGTAAAAAAACGATCGTAGCTGACATATTAAAAACATTGACAAGATGGGCAACACCGAACCCGATACTACTGATCAGCACCGCTGCAAACGCGTGGTTGTGCGTCAGTGACAAGCTCAGCGGTAACAACAAGCCACGGAAAATCAGTTCCTCTGCCAGCGCAATAAAAAGAACCGTTAACAGGATGCGCAAGCTCAGCTTCTGCCATGAAACTTGTAACCAAGTCGTGAATCGTGAAAACAATAAGAAGAGGATGGCCGGCAGACATTGTAACAACTGCAACCAAAACTTTTTCCGATTAAATAATTGGAGTTTAACTTGCCAAAAATAATGATTGAGCAATAAAGCAATGATCACGATGACCAGATCATCGGCCAATTGTCCATATCGTTGTGGCACGGCAAACCTGATTAGGTATGGAAAACCAGCTAAGACGGTTGGCACCAATAGAAAATTAACAATTATCCCGAGCCAATTCATTTTTCGCGTTAGCATTTAACGGACCCCCTATAATAGCTACCTAAGTTCAGCATATCACAATCAAATTAAGATCACGGTTTTTATTTTGGCGGGACTGGTTAATCAACCGCAAAAAAAATAGAACCAGCCGGATAACACGTGACTGATTCAATTTAAACTGTTCAGTTTTAAGTCAATTTAATTAGCCCTGCCGCCAACAAGAACATATGCGTGACAACTGGGCCAACAAAGGTAAAGCCGTGCCGATGTAAGTCGGCCGCCACCCGCGCCCCTAATGGCGAACGCGTGGGCAATTCATCATCCGGTGCTGGCATTATAAAAGGCGTCGCATCAACAAATTGCCACAAATAAGCACTAAAGCTCCCATATTCGGTCTGCAAAGCCATAATGGCCCGCGCATCTTGAATAATCGCTCGTAATTTGCGGCCATTATGCATCACACCTGGCGTCTGCATCAAGCGCTCCCAATCAGGTTCGTCTAGGCCAGCGACAGCCGGAATGCGTAAGCCTGACATTTCACGACGTAAAATTGGCAATTGACTCGCAGCAACCCGCCAGCCTAAACCAACATGTAAAATGCCAACGATTAGCAATTCAAATAACACATGATCATCGTGCGTTGGTGTTCCGAAATACGCATCGTAATCCGTCACCCCATTCGCCGTAATGTCGTTAAAATCGTCCGGGGCAATCATTGCGGTGCCGCCAACCAGTAGCCATTTTCGATTCGATCAAGCAAGGTGACCATCTGTTGCGTTTCAGCGACATCATGGACCCGCAGAATTCGGCCACCTTTGAGCATCATTGCGGTTTCAGTGACCAACGTCATCGGTAGCCGGTCTTCCTTCTTTAAGCCCAGTAACAAGCCTAAATAGCCCTTCCGTGAGATAGCAACCATCATTGGACGCTGTAGGTAATTAAATTCATCAATGTTGCGCATCATGACATAGTCTTGCTCACCATGTGCGACTTTCGAATAGCCAATACCTTGATCCAAAGCAATCCGTTCGAGATCAATCCCCGCACTAGTCAGCTCCGCCAGATTATGTTCAAAGAAGTGCCGCATACTGCTCGTCAAGTCCGCATATTCTTCATCACGACTACTATGCATCGTTAATAGACCGACCCGACTATCTGCCATCAAAGCCAGCTTTCGAGGATCATCCGTAAAGGCGTTCACATCGTTAATAATGCTAATCCCCTCAGTCACCACAGCCTTCATCACAGGATACTTGTAAGTATCGATCGCCAAGACCGCTTCTGGAAAGCGTTGTTTAATCGCGCGAATATAAGGCAACGTCCGATCCAATTCAACTTGCGGATCGACTTCTTTAAAACCAGGCCGTGTCGTTTGACCGTTGACTTCGATGACATCGGCTCCGGCTTGTAACATCTCTGCCACGTGATTTAAAACATCGTCCATCGTTTCATAACGCCCGCCATCGTAGAACGAATCAGGCGTGATATTCATAATACCGTAAATCAGGGGCCGTTTCGTCAAATTAAAACGGTGTTCTCCAGCTTGCCAATAAATATCATATTGCTTCATGATCTGCGTTAGCTGCAGTTGCACGGTCGCATGATTATGGAAAACTTGCGACCATTGTTTAGTCAACTGGCGGCCAGCTGCTTGACTGAGCAAGACGGTCAATTGATCAGGACCCGCTTGCACCACGCCATCTAATTGATGACAAAGTTGCGTTAATTTGAGCTGTTGCTCCCGATTATAATCACTAAATTGTAAAATTAACTGTTGTTGACGCGCGGCTTGCGCACTCAGCGCCTGACTCGCAAAATCCGTTGCGCGTGCAAAGGAACTCGTCATATCTTGAACTAACATCTGCTGCACCTAACCTTTCATCATCCTCAGTTGTGTGACTAACTTACAAGCGGCCTGACCGCGATGCGTCAACGGTAACCGCCATTGATCTGGCAATTCAGCTAGCGTCCGACCATAACGTGGCAACCAAAACAACCGGTCAAAACCGCCAGAATAGTGACCAATTTGAAATTGCGCGATATAACCGGCAATCGTTGCCTGTGCAGTGATCGTGCGCCCATCTGGCCAAGCTAACGCCAAGGTTGCGCGCATGACTGCCTGGCGCTGCTCATTTGGAACTTTGGCTAGTGCCGTGAAAATGGCGGCGTTACGATCACCACCACTGGTCTGAACCCCTAAGTCGCGCGCAGTGGTCACGCCGAATTTGTCGGGTAATGCTGGCAACTCAATGCCACTATCATCCGCGATCACCGGTCGTTGCAACTTTTGCGCCGCAAACTGGGCTTTGGTCACCGCATTAGCCACGTAACTAGACGTCGTTTCCGTGGGAAATTCGAGCGGATCTGCGTCTGATAAATAAGACTCAGCATTGAGCCCATAATACGCTAAGCACAAGGCCAAATCACGACTTTTACCACGATTATTAGAGCCAATCAGCCAGTTATTGGTCATCTGGAAACACCTGCCAACCTTGTTGTTGCAGCTCGCGCATCACATAAAATGACCCGGTGACAATAATGGCACTCGTTGCGGTTGCTTGTTGCTGTGCTAAGTTTAACGCGTCTTGGATCTCATCCGCTACTAAAATCACTGGCGAATTTCCTGATCTCAAGGCTGTCGCAGTTTGGGCTAATTGGGCCGCTGGCAGTGCTCGCTCAGGATTAGCGGGCGTGTTAGTAATCAGCACATCCGCCGCTGGCAAGACGGTCGTCAACATCGTTTGATAGTCCTTGTCGCGCAAGACGCCTACGACCCAGATCAAGTGACGTTGCGGCAATAGTGCTTGGACGCTCTTGACTAAGGCTTGGATGCCATCCGGGTTGTGGGCCCCATCGGCCAAGATCAGCGGCTGTTGCTGTAACACCGTTAAACGTCCTGGCAACGTGACCTGTTGCAACCCTTGGCGCACTGCCTGTCCAGAGATTGCCACGTGTTGCCGTTGTAGCACTGCGAGGGCCGTCAAAACAAGCCCCAAATTTTGTACCTGATACGCCCCAACCAAGCCCAACTGTAACGCTGACCAGTCAAATAAATCACTGGTCGCGGTAATCAGCGTCCCTTTGATTGTGGCTTGCTGGACAGTGAGCCGTAAATCGTGAGCTTGAATCAGGGGCACCCCTTGCCGATCAGCTTCCGCTTTTAACACCTTTAAGGCCGCTGGATTTTGATCTGCCAACGTAACCACTTGTGTTTTAGGTTTGATAATTTTCGATTTATTCTGTGCAATGGCCGTTATCGTCCGGCCCAAAATCTTTTGATGATCTAACGCAATTTTAGTAAAAATAGTTAATTGCGGTCCTGCCAAGGCATTAGTGGCATCGTATTGGCCACCTAACCCGGCCTCGACCACGGCCCAATCGACCTTTTGATTGCGAAACCAAACCGTTCCAATAAGAAAATACCATTCAAAAATGGAAATATCGGCTGCTTGTAACCCCATATTAGTGAGTACCGACACGATTTCGTGATAAGTATCGATAAAGTCAGCCGGACTGATCCATTGCCCATTAAGTTGCAGCTGTTCCCGGTCATCATTGATTGCGGGACTACTAAACCGGCCAACCCGATAACCTTGGGCGCGCAAAACACTGGCTAACATAGCGCCCGTAGAACCCTTGCCATTCGTACCAGCTAAATGACACACATGATAATAACGATCCGGTTGCCCCAAATGCGCCATAATCCGACGCAACAAGGGAACCCGATCGTGTTTTGTGACCAGCATGGCCTGATTAAGTTGTGCCACTAAAGCCTCATATTGTTGTTGAATTGTTGCTGAATCCACACTGTCACCTGCTTATTCTATTGCGATCAACCCACTTTTGAACCAACCGCCACCATAACACTATTTTAATTGACAATTCTTTGTAGAAATTCTCGCTTTAACTCCATATCTTCTCGGAATTGCCCACTATAATAACTGCTTTCCGTTTGAACACCTGGTTTGCTGACGCCGCGCATTTCCATACACATGTGTCGCGCTGAAATCGAAACGGCAATTCCGGCTGGATCTAAGATCCGTTGCAATTCTTTGGCAATCGTCACGGTCAAACGTTCTTGCACATTCGGTTGTTTGCTACAATAGTCAATCAGCCGAGGAATCTTGCTCAACCCAATGACTTGGTGGTGTTGTGGCACATAGGCCACTTGGACCGTGCCAAAAAATGGTAACAAATGATGCTCACACATTGAGTAGAACGGAATATCTTTCAATAGCACCATTTCAGTTTGGTCGGTTACTTTGAACAACTTATAGTTGTCAAATGGCGCGGCCGTCTTGGTAGCGAATACTTCGGCGTACATCCGGGCGACTCGGTCAGGGGTTTCTACCAACCCTGGTCGTTCAGGATTTTCTCCCACCGCTTCTAATATTTCTCGGACAGCGTGCCGAATCTTTGCCTGCTTGCTTTCATCAATCATCTTTCTCACTCACATTTCTTACTTTTTTAATCCAACTCGTGTCCTGGTTCGCCGCTAACATGGTTTGCACTTGTGGCCCAACTTGGGGGTCATTTTTGGCAATCTCAGCCGTGGGTAATAACACAAAGTTACGTTCAGCCGCATGGGCGTGTGGCACCGTTAATTCAGTGGTTTGAATTTTACGTGCCCCCCAAAAGGCAATATCTAAATCAATGGTCCGCGGCCCCCAATGAATCTGGCGTTCCCGGTGACCCTGTTGCTCAATGACATGTAACTGAGCTAATAGGTCAGTCGGCGTCAAGGTTGTCGTCAGTGCCACCGCAACGTTGTAGAAGTTCGCTTGATCCCGTTTTCCCCAGGGCTCTGTCTCATACCAGTCAGATACCGCCACAACGGTGATACCCGTTGACTGTCGCAGCATCGTAATGGCCTGTTTAATCCGTGCGACCCGCGGATGGATATTTGACCCAATACTCAAATAAACGCGTTCGTTACTTGCCATGTGGCGCCCCCTCCACCTCAATTTCAACGTCATCAAAAATTCCTGGCATTGGGACACTGTATTTACGAATCTTTAAATTAATCGCGTCAACCGTTGGAAATTTTTCCAATAAGGCTTGTAAAAGGTGATTGGCTAACGATTCAATTAATTTATAAGAATGGGTGGAGACAAAATCATCCATCACCGCCCGTACTTCAGCATAATTGATTGTTTCGTGAACATCATCATGTTGAACTGCCGTTTCAATCGGATACTTAATTGCAATATCCATCGCCAATTGCTGGCCATTGCGCCGTTCTTCTGGTAACACCCCATTGAACGTATGAAAACGTAAATTATTAATGCGAATCATTCCCATAAGTATCCCTCTTCATTTTTTAACTATAATCATAGCATGAAGCCGCCCGTTAGTGATAATAATCCGACAAATATCACCGATTAACCTGCCGAATGTTTGTCATTAGTTCAGGCTACAAAAAAAGCCTAAGCGTTGCGGCCCAGACTTGACTTGTTCTTATGAATTTTGCGTACTCGTTTCAAATTTAAAAATCTTGCTCAAAGACTGACTGGTTAAGCCAGGGGTTTTATTAACGATAAAAGTGGCTACTGGCGAGCTGCTCATCTGTGTTTGGATAAAATCAGTATTAACTAGATTGGCGAGTGATAACACCACAAAAATCACCAAATAGGCTATGATAAATGAAACGGCGCCACCAGCCACACTATTGACTTGCTTGATCACAGGTAGCCATGTAATGCTCCGCGACAAACGCGCCAGCATCCGGACCACTGCCCAACCAAGCGATGTTAAGATAAAGAAAGCCACGAGGTTGATCACCAGCGTGCTCCCCGTACTAACATCGATCAACTTTAGCTGGCTCAATAAAGTACTCAGCATCGAGCCGAATGGTTGGTATACTAGCCGGGCAAAGATCAAAACGGCAATGGTCCCTACCAGGTGCAGGATTTCAATCACTAAGCCACGGTGAAACCCGCGCATGATTGCGGTCAACAATAATAATAAAATGACAATGGTAAAAATCATTCGGTCTTTCCCCCTCTTTAGTCGTAAGGCTATTTTAGCAGGTTATGGCCCAAGTTGCGCTAATTTCGACCAAAATTAAACTTTCCTTAGCACCTTGACTTGAATTCAATTGTTCGTTAAAGTTTAACAGTAACCATTACTATTTAAATAAGAAACGGAGCGTTAGAGTTCCCTTGAAAAAAATACTATTAAGTTTAATCGTCCTGCTTGGTTTGAGCAGCCTCCTAGCCGGTTGTCAAACTGCGACCAAAGCAACTCCGACTAGTACCGGTAAAATTCGTATTATTGCCAGTTTGGATTTCTATGGTCAAGCCGCCCAAAAGGTTGCTGGCAAGTATGGTGAGGTCACCTCAGTCATCAATCGACCAGGCATCGACCCTCATGATTTTGAAGCCACTGTCAAAACGGCTAAGGTGGCTAGTCGTGCCAGTCTCATCATTTATAATGGGCTTGGGTACGACGATTGGATGA from Lactiplantibacillus brownii encodes:
- the folE gene encoding GTP cyclohydrolase I FolE, translating into MIDESKQAKIRHAVREILEAVGENPERPGLVETPDRVARMYAEVFATKTAAPFDNYKLFKVTDQTEMVLLKDIPFYSMCEHHLLPFFGTVQVAYVPQHHQVIGLSKIPRLIDYCSKQPNVQERLTVTIAKELQRILDPAGIAVSISARHMCMEMRGVSKPGVQTESSYYSGQFREDMELKREFLQRIVN
- the folB gene encoding dihydroneopterin aldolase, which encodes MGMIRINNLRFHTFNGVLPEERRNGQQLAMDIAIKYPIETAVQHDDVHETINYAEVRAVMDDFVSTHSYKLIESLANHLLQALLEKFPTVDAINLKIRKYSVPMPGIFDDVEIEVEGAPHGK
- a CDS encoding bifunctional folylpolyglutamate synthase/dihydrofolate synthase, coding for MDSATIQQQYEALVAQLNQAMLVTKHDRVPLLRRIMAHLGQPDRYYHVCHLAGTNGKGSTGAMLASVLRAQGYRVGRFSSPAINDDREQLQLNGQWISPADFIDTYHEIVSVLTNMGLQAADISIFEWYFLIGTVWFRNQKVDWAVVEAGLGGQYDATNALAGPQLTIFTKIALDHQKILGRTITAIAQNKSKIIKPKTQVVTLADQNPAALKVLKAEADRQGVPLIQAHDLRLTVQQATIKGTLITATSDLFDWSALQLGLVGAYQVQNLGLVLTALAVLQRQHVAISGQAVRQGLQQVTLPGRLTVLQQQPLILADGAHNPDGIQALVKSVQALLPQRHLIWVVGVLRDKDYQTMLTTVLPAADVLITNTPANPERALPAAQLAQTATALRSGNSPVILVADEIQDALNLAQQQATATSAIIVTGSFYVMRELQQQGWQVFPDDQ
- the folP gene encoding dihydropteroate synthase — translated: MLVQDMTSSFARATDFASQALSAQAARQQQLILQFSDYNREQQLKLTQLCHQLDGVVQAGPDQLTVLLSQAAGRQLTKQWSQVFHNHATVQLQLTQIMKQYDIYWQAGEHRFNLTKRPLIYGIMNITPDSFYDGGRYETMDDVLNHVAEMLQAGADVIEVNGQTTRPGFKEVDPQVELDRTLPYIRAIKQRFPEAVLAIDTYKYPVMKAVVTEGISIINDVNAFTDDPRKLALMADSRVGLLTMHSSRDEEYADLTSSMRHFFEHNLAELTSAGIDLERIALDQGIGYSKVAHGEQDYVMMRNIDEFNYLQRPMMVAISRKGYLGLLLGLKKEDRLPMTLVTETAMMLKGGRILRVHDVAETQQMVTLLDRIENGYWLAAPQ
- a CDS encoding CPBP family intramembrane glutamic endopeptidase, whose translation is MLTRKMNWLGIIVNFLLVPTVLAGFPYLIRFAVPQRYGQLADDLVIVIIALLLNHYFWQVKLQLFNRKKFWLQLLQCLPAILFLLFSRFTTWLQVSWQKLSLRILLTVLFIALAEELIFRGLLLPLSLSLTHNHAFAAVLISSIGFGVAHLVNVFNMSATIVFLQIILVVATGILWGTVYLTTHNLSLTILLHICDDLPLFLVKSGGSLSAPNSHDLMLAAVIYLGLTVLFCGIAMIQIRLAHLNGHQHSQM
- the folK gene encoding 2-amino-4-hydroxy-6-hydroxymethyldihydropteridine diphosphokinase, which codes for MASNERVYLSIGSNIHPRVARIKQAITMLRQSTGITVVAVSDWYETEPWGKRDQANFYNVAVALTTTLTPTDLLAQLHVIEQQGHRERQIHWGPRTIDLDIAFWGARKIQTTELTVPHAHAAERNFVLLPTAEIAKNDPQVGPQVQTMLAANQDTSWIKKVRNVSEKDD
- a CDS encoding immunoglobulin-like domain-containing protein, with the protein product MATNLTGLSALSALPVKADGEKTVVVTEGMFGFKIGQSQEVTPDDTQAIQKIIDAQDPGTLTRLKFPKGYFGISGVIKLHSNLILSGVASEDSKWTNESHMVSLPTTEANGNVYKYKRATWWYPTQAKGYGGDKNVNHVYWDNITFNGGVDKNSTNGGMQMLQAITHSKDIKFDHCDFDRTETAPGHSLDLGGVDGVEVKNSTFRGYAATSANTRKEAIQVDYTILSSSSTNSDEKLTVMKDGQLIADPKWHINESLYMDGLPTKNVKITNSRFLPIYQKQGDIWHNEGLERRAPNPVGQHIQYSDAMVGPVEFTGNYVENAITPAKDSMGNLGAKLQPNAVNSADSLLEKYTGIIHFPNANGINISNNIFRQSAANPDDKGYADMTMNYNAGRLPEDVSLSKGNNTSAAFTQRDMTKSIFNSNTLVGMKSKDNHTFLAIGQRAGATDSYDNLIHGIENKNNNYINSAKVVTGPNGNLLTNQLPSNYSEGGNQVRTANDFFVPKIEVKQVKKADIELSITAQAPGNVDPSVALKGYEAKVVDKLDDWQDKNKDPIEYDTSKVKFDKPGTYEVTLKTINSMNVPAKKQVKLIVKPSKPVLSGRDVTVNVGSQFDVKTALNLTARDDVDGDLTGEISLSGDKVDSHKAGTYHLTATVKNSFGQQVSQAFTVTVGSTQLAVTAPSMVIKTGETFNAREGITAKDASGHSVDELIVDVKRGHVETSKPGLYHVTYDVHTKDGLSGQVTRVVTVTDETNLSTIFEAHDFAVMADGVLNSEQLRQLAGVKPVNDGHDLTAVAVDTSAVKFDQTGDYPVIFTGKVGGQLTSQLVVIHVKAQPLTTIKANDFTVERGTTVTAEQIRQHFKATHKTAGNVTDQVSVDMSGVNTAKVGIYPVKLTYTDANGTVTKATMNVMVASFKPMTLNVKDITVTQGTDLMAALGKGGFTAEDSVDGSLKSQIKYETSQVKMTTPGTYVVVASVTNSAGETARQNINVEVKSDIPEIKGPADMTMPYGRSAYTTKEALQNSFALDPVEGDLSKQLKVTGAETVNTKQAGKYQVTYTVTNKFGNQAKKVITITVAHAIPTIKVTNTNSQGYLVLQPGTPADILKQIRGKITASAADSGQIDHNLLKISEDDANLFNNGNYRKAGAYTYNFEITNGNHMTGSQEISFIIADKASQAESGSQDHGTDEHGLAIPYLAKDKIDYQPIDAADGNTFEATNISHLLSLLEIKPDNPSMPFRAELLNPEKIDFKRAGTYHVQVKLSNGLTSKTVDLTVNVKGQQAAVVPIVKDLATKLQTVAKDPVKAFQNLPATGEVAVGVSLLLSLIGLVSGGILIMQRYLKRKRHLDD
- a CDS encoding DNA-3-methyladenine glycosylase I, giving the protein MIAPDDFNDITANGVTDYDAYFGTPTHDDHVLFELLIVGILHVGLGWRVAASQLPILRREMSGLRIPAVAGLDEPDWERLMQTPGVMHNGRKLRAIIQDARAIMALQTEYGSFSAYLWQFVDATPFIMPAPDDELPTRSPLGARVAADLHRHGFTFVGPVVTHMFLLAAGLIKLT
- a CDS encoding CvpA family protein, which translates into the protein MIFTIVILLLLLTAIMRGFHRGLVIEILHLVGTIAVLIFARLVYQPFGSMLSTLLSQLKLIDVSTGSTLVINLVAFFILTSLGWAVVRMLARLSRSITWLPVIKQVNSVAGGAVSFIIAYLVIFVVLSLANLVNTDFIQTQMSSSPVATFIVNKTPGLTSQSLSKIFKFETSTQNS
- a CDS encoding non-canonical purine NTP pyrophosphatase; the protein is MTNNWLIGSNNRGKSRDLALCLAYYGLNAESYLSDADPLEFPTETTSSYVANAVTKAQFAAQKLQRPVIADDSGIELPALPDKFGVTTARDLGVQTSGGDRNAAIFTALAKVPNEQRQAVMRATLALAWPDGRTITAQATIAGYIAQFQIGHYSGGFDRLFWLPRYGRTLAELPDQWRLPLTHRGQAACKLVTQLRMMKG